From the Toxotes jaculatrix isolate fToxJac2 chromosome 15, fToxJac2.pri, whole genome shotgun sequence genome, one window contains:
- the fhip1b gene encoding FTS and Hook-interacting protein homolog codes for MSWLSRLNPRGPGSRPGRSTAPSSPCTADPETCLMVFENHWRQVSWVLEQHEPSSSSDDLTAVRNHTDQMLCLLAEERPAESSDGGASMPPMGPILELVVTENILECLVQWHLRRGLDPDSQGALLKLFEMLIGQSQQPLLQHTAILHPLLRLLGACADPELGCPSVLENSLVLLLNQICVTMARQPVVLEMLFRAAPAQQGSTNLLIFSLLVPFIHRDGAIGQQARDALLLVMAASASHEAVARYIAENSYFCPVLATGLSALYSSLPRKIEVRGDDWHALRREDWIGVSSLVLFMNSLEFCNAVVQVAHPLVRCQLLDYLHNGFLVPVMGPALHKSSVDEMIASTAYLDLFLRSVTETSLLKTFLRFILLHRHDNDTILDTLLTRISSNSRLCMVSLSLFRTLLSLHCEDIMLQLVLRYLLPCTHVMLSQRRAIKETDLYGKSAEKFLSLIPECCRLNAASSAERDEDSAFWGKVLNSPSTESPAPHRPSTPSRLAFFIRQPSSGGGSGGGGPSTPTSVEPLQSGPASSHPLSPDSPMHQQQAHIECLDWDSGYLEYLKDARRGIELCSWACRDWSAPYDGENPSPNTAPPPPPPPTSNPSMTLFPEHFSLQQGGNSNTPPGQQRAAIVAAARSEWSSSERDSGEWDITIGKNSCISLTPRSKKRSLQREELLPKPVPPLIPSTSSSATPLSASHPASSPAPHIPTSAITVSYQAMYNGTMGQGDGCSDSRDRGLEVKKVKRDLGEQQYLDENANQNGSLIARPSQSCTSLPQSIFSNSDISDAKSLCPNQIPSQSSISQPTSDTKLLTSDTSNLHNASSDLPEANQMQQSVESLIEELLEQAPGDPQLSGDSNGQGISIEAFTQELRELEDRVKERGRAACQQEETARESLTAERQEEDQQLASALDVKLTGDIKGEGSVVGVCSPARPLNQPASQPYTGPFMVVLFAKLENMLQNSLYVNILLTGIVAQLACYPQPLLRSFLLNTNMVFQPSVKSLIQVLGSVKNRIEAFAASHEDFPAMLKKAQQYLVARGKVDWTDSPAAVPTLRRSDSLVKSRKPSLGDLILRHTNSPTRARHAAQLALAHVRDGGQSLHSALFRGSGGGGASGLEKQAEALRVKNAVYCAVIFCEFLKELAALAQEHAVTLPFPHSQEAEE; via the exons ATGAGCTGGCTGAGCAGGTTGAACCCGCGGGGTCCCGGGAGTCGACCCGGGCGGAGCACCGCACCCTCCAGTCCCTGCACTGCTGACCCAGAGACTTGCCTTATGgtgtttgagaaccactggagACAG GTATCTTGGGTGTTGGAGCAGCACGAGCCTTCATCTTCCAGCGATGACCTGACAGCAGTGAGGAATCACACAGACCAGATGTTGTGTCTGTTGGCAGAGGAGAGGCCTGCTGAGAGCTCAGACGGCGGCGCCAGCATGCCACCCATGGGTCCCATACTGGAGCTGGTGGTCACTGAGAATATTCTGGAGTGCCTGGTTCAGTGGCACCTCCGCCGCGGCCTGGACCCAGACAGCCAGGGAGCACTGCTTAAGCTATTTGAGATGCTCATTGGCCAGTCCCAgcagcctctgctgcagcacacagcCATTCTCCACCccctgctgaggctgctgggagcTTGCGCTGACCCAGAACTTGGTTGTCCTTCAGTTCTGGAAAACAGCCTGGTACTGCTGCTTAACCAG ATCTGCGTAACCATGGCCCGGCAGCCGGTGGTTCTAGAGATGTTGTTCCGGGCAGCACCAGCCCAGCAGGGCTCCACCAATCTGCTGATCTTCTCACTCCTCGTGCCATTCATCCACCGTGATGGCGCCATTGGCCAGCAGGCCCGAGACGCGCTGCTGCTAGTAATGGCGGCCTCAGCCAGCCACGAGGCTGTGGCTCGCTACATCGCTGAGAACTCCTACTTCTGCCCA GTGTTAGCAACGGGCCTCAGTGCCCTCTACTCCTCTCTGCCCAGGAAGATTGAGGTTCGAGGAGATGATTGGCACGCTCTGCGGCGAGAGGACTGGATCGGTGTGTCGTCGCTTGTGCTGTTTATGAACTCGCTGGAGTTCTGCAACGCTGTGGTTCAAGTCGCTCATCCCCTGGTCCGCTGCCAGCTCCTGGACTACCTCCACAATGGCTTCCTCGTACCTGTCATGGGCCCTGCCCTGCATAAG tcgtCGGTGGATGAAATGATCGCCAGCACCGCCTACCTGGACCTTTTCCTGCGTAGTGTGACAGAGACTTCCCTCCTCAAAACCTTCCTGCGCTTCATCCTGCTGCATCGCCACGACAATGACACCATCCTGGACACACTGCTCACACGCATCAGCAGCAATTCTAGG CTCTGCATGGTATCACTGAGCCTCTTCAGGACTCTGCTCTCCCTGCACTGTGAAGACATCATGCTGCAGCTCGTTCTCAG GTATCTACTGCCCTGCACCCATGTAATGTTGAGTCAGCGTCGTGCCATCAAGGAGACTGACCTTTATGGAAAGTCAGCAGAGAAGTTCCTGTCGCTGATCCCAGAGTGCTGCCGTCTGAATGCAGCATCCTCTGCTGAGCGAGATGAGGACAGTGCATTCTGGGGCAAAG TGCTGAACAGTCCAAGCACAGAGTCTCCGGCCCCGCACAGACCCAGCACCCCATCCCGCTTAGCCTTCTTCATCCGCCAACCAAGCAGTGGAGGAGGATCAGGAGGAGGGGGTCCCTCTACCCCCACCAGCGTGGAGCCGTTGCAGTCGGGTCCTGCCAGCTCCCATCCCTTGTCCCCTGACAGCCCGATGCATCAGCAGCAGGCACACATAGAGTGTCTGGACTGGGACTCGGGTTACTTGGAGTACCTCAAAGATGCCCGGCGGGGCATCGAGCTCTGCTCCTGGGCCTGCCGTGACTGGTCAGCACCCTATGATGGAGAAAACCCCTCCCCAAACacagcccctcctcccccgCCTCCCCCTACCTCCAACCCCTCCATGACTCTGTTCCCAGAGCACTTCTCTTTACAGCAGGGAGGAAACAGTAACACCCCTCCaggccagcagagggcagccaTTGTGGCTGCTGCACGGTCCGAGTGGAGCAGCTCAGAGCGGGACAGTGGAGAGTGGGACATTACGATCGGTAAAAACAGTTGCATCAGCCTCACGCCACGCTCCAAGAAACGCagcctgcagagagaagagctCCTGCCTAAGCCTGTACCTCCTCTCATCCCGTCCACCTCATCTTCAGCCACCCCTCTGTCAGCTTCACACCCCGCCTCATCCCCGGCTCCTCACATTCCCACCTCTGCCATCACTGTTAGCTACCAGGCCATGTATAATGGAACCATGGGACAGGGAGATGGGTGCTCAGACAGTCGGGACAGAGGCCTGGAGGTaaagaaagtgaagagagaCTTGGGGGAGCAGCAGTATTTGGatgaaaatgcaaatcaaaATGGATCCCTCATCGCACGTCCCTCCCAAAGCTGCACCAGTCTGCCACAGTCCATTTTCAGCAACAGTGACATCAGTGATGCAAAATCTCTTTGCCCTAATCAGATTCCCTCACAGAGCTCCATTTCCCAACCAACGTCTGACACCAAACTGCTGACCAGCGACACCTCAAACCTGCACAATGCATCCTCAGATCTTCCAGAAGCCAACCAGATGCAACAATCTGTAGAGAGTCTAATTGAAGAGTTGCTGGAGCAGGCACCAGGAGACCCACAGCTCTCCGGAGACTCCAATGGTCAGGGCATCAGCATCGAGGCCTTCACACAGGAACTGAGGGAGCTGGAAGACCGGGTGAAGGAACGTGGCCGAGCAGCCTGCCAGCAGGAGGAGACGGCCAGAGAGTCCCTGACCGCTGAGCGGCAGGAGGAGGATCAACAGCTGGCCTCGGCCCTGGATGTGAAGCTGACAGGTGACATAAAAGGAGAGGGGTCTGTGGTGGGCGTCTGTAGTCCTGCCAGACCACTAAATCAACCTGCCTCTCAGCCATACACAG gtcCGTTCATGGTGGTTCTGTTTGCCAAGCTGGAGAACATGCTCCAGAACTCGTTGTACGTCAACATCCTGCTCACAGGCATCGTGGCCCAGCTGGCCTGCTATCCACAGCCCCTCCTACGTTCCTTCCTGCTTAACACCAACATGGTCTTCCAGCCTAGTGTGAAGTCACTGATCCAG GTTCTAGGTTCTGTCAAGAACCGTATCGAGGCGTTTGCAGCCTCCCATGAGGATTTCCCTGCCATGCTGAAGAAAGCCCAGCAGTACCTCGTGGCCCGAGGCAAAGTGGACTGGACTGACTCGCCTGCAGCTGTTCCCACCCTGCGGCGCTCTGACTCACTAG TGAAGAGTCGTAAGCCATCTCTCGGAGACCTGATCCTTCGTCACACCAACAGCCCGACTCGCGCTCGGCACGCCGCTCAGCTGGCCCTCGCGCACGTACGGGACGGCGGCCAATCACTGCACAGCGCTCTGTTCCGGGGCAGCGGAGGTGGAGGGGCATCTGGCCTGGAGAAGCAAGCCGAGGCTCTACGAGTGAAGAACGCCGTCTACTGTGCCGTAATCTTCTGCGAGTTCCTCAAGGAGCTGGCCGCCCTAGCTCAAGAGCACGCAGTCACCCTGCCCTTCCCTCACAGCCAGGAGGCAGAGGAATAG
- the cnga4 gene encoding cyclic nucleotide-gated cation channel alpha-4, giving the protein MDKTGDTSIGGNQWQRLLRWHKGQKVNKEGEDGVKDEGKRNNILDLKLKVNWKEWVADPAEQFYYVWLQVMIFPIVYNWVIIILRTCFTAIALSYLPVWLTLDYLSDLMYILDMIITVHTGYLDQGILIKDLNQLKKRYLHSKRFVRDVVSLLPTDFLYFAFGIQTPLVRINRLLRMPRLTEALDRMETRTSYPNTFRISKLMIYIFVLIHWNACLYFALSNYIGFGSDLWVYPNITTPQFASMRRQYFYCFWFSAQIFTTVGDTPLPKREEEYLFMIADLLIAVLVFASIVGNVGNVISSLRDRDNVFFPNHELVKAYLRSHHISKELRQRIDTWYQHLHINKKIIRENEILQQLPLHLRTEIAVSVHLPTLSKVTIFQSCEKSLLEELVLKLTPQVFSPGEYVCRKGDVGHEMYIIKEGKLAVVADDGVTEFAVLSEGNFFGEISILNIKGNKSGNRRTANIRSIGYSDLFSLSKEDLTDVLSEFPAAKHHLEEKGKQILIKMGMLEESGEGEEKEAEQVETKVKRLVSNLEVLQTKLARLMVELESSNSKMQARVEQLEWEVAALDTQLPDDGEEGERAQGRGEGVGGEVAWEREEAEGEEEEGSDAKVKKQGRGEDSNDVTKEGDGESTKSTKEYVERMVEGDKSVVKDPDDQKKKKENDGEKNQEKGDERPGKGDGAEIEPEDKKEEKSGERELEEGREKAEEDSIKRGTGQQDERHKK; this is encoded by the exons ATGGATAAAACAGGTGATACTAGTATTGGAGGAAACCAATGGCAGAGACTCCTGAGGTGGCATAAGGGACAGAAAGTGAACAAGGAAGGAGAAGATGGAGTCAAGGATGAAGGGAAACGTAACAACATTCTGGATCTGAAGTTAAAAGTTAA ttggAAAGAGTGGGTGGCTGATCCAGCAGAACAGTTTTACTATGTCTGGCTGCAGGTCATGATTTTTCCCATTGTCTACAACTGGGTGATCATCATTTTGAG GACATGCTTCACGGCAATTGCACTGAGCTACCTGCCTGTGTGGCTGACACTGGACTATCTGTCAGACCTTATGTATATACTTGACATGATCATCACTGTTCATACAG GTTACTTGGATCAGGGCATCCTAATAAAGGACCTCAATCAGCTGAAGAAGCGATATCTGCACTCCAAACGTTTCGTAAGGGATGTGGTTTCCCTGCTGCCTACCGACTTCCTCTACTTTGCCTTTGGCATCCAAACACCGCTAGTGAGGATCAACCGCCTTCTGCGTATGCCACGACTCACTGAGGCCCTTGATCGCATGGAGACAAGAACCTCCTACCCCAACACCTTCCGCATCTCCAAGCTCATGATCTACATCTTTGTGTTGATTCACTGGAATGCTTGTCTCTACTTTGCCCTGTCCAACTACATTGGATTTGGAAGTGATCTTTGGGTCTATCCCAACATCACCACACCACAGTTTGCCTCCATGCGCCGACAGTACTTTTACTGCTTCTGGTTCTCGGCCCAGATTTTCACCACAGTAGGAGACACCCCCCTGCCAAAAAGGGAAGAAGAGTACTTGTTTATGATTGCAGACTTGCTCATTGCTGTGCTGGTGTTTGCATCAATTGTTGGTAACGTTGGTAATGTCATCTCAAGCCTAAGGGATCGTGATAATGTTTTCTTCCCTAACCATGAGCTG GTGAAGGCATACCTACGTAGCCATCACATTAGCAAGGAGCTTAGACAGCGTATCGACACCTGGTACCAGCATCTTCATATCAACAAGAAGATCATCAGAGAGAATGaaatcctgcagcagctgccctTGCACCTGAGGACAGAGATCGCTGTCAGCGTTCACCTTCCCACACTCTCCAAAGTCACCATCTTCCAGAGCTGTGAGAAAAGTTtgctggaggagctggtgcTTAAGCTAACGCCTCAG GTCTTCAGTCCAGGGGAGTACGTCTGCAGGAAAGGAGATGTGGGTCATGAAATGTACATCATCAAAGAGGGAAAACTTGCAGTTGTAGCAGATGATGGGGTCACAGAGTTTGCTGTGCTGAGTGAAGGGAATTTCTTTGGGGAGATTAGTATCCTCAACATCAAAG GTAACAAGTCAGGCAATCGTCGCACTGCCAACATCCGAAGCATTGGCTACTCTGATCTGTTCAGCTTGTCCAAAGAAGATCTGACAGATGTGCTATCTGAGTTCCCAGCAGCCAAACATCACCTGGAGGAGAAAGGCAAACAGATCCTCATCAAGATGGGCATGTTGGAGGAGAgtggggaaggagaggagaaggaggcagagcaAGTTGAAACCAAGGTTAAAAGGCTGGTGAGCAACTTGGAGGTCTTGCAAACAAAACTAGCAAGACTTATGGTGGAACTAGAGTCAAGCAATAGCAAGATGCAGGCCAGGGTGGAGCAGCTGGAGTGGGAGGTGGCAGCACTGGACACTCAGCTGCCAGAcgatggagaggaaggagaaagagcaCAGGGAAGGGGTGAAGGGGTGGGAGGGGAGGTTGCATGGGAGCGAGAAGaggcagaaggagaggaagaggaaggttCAGATGCAAAGGTGAAAAAacagggaagaggagaagataGTAATGATGTGACcaaagagggagatggagagagcacTAAAAGCACAAAAGAATATGTGGAAAGAATGGTTGAGGGAGATAAATCTGTGGTGAAGGACCCAGAtgaccagaaaaagaaaaaagaaaatgatggagagaaaaaccaaGAAAAAGGAGATGAGAGACCTGGGAAAGGAGATGGAGCTGAGATTGAACCTgaagacaagaaagaagagaaaagtggagagagagaattagaagaggggagagaaaaggcTGAAGAGGACTCAATAAAAAGAGGAACTGGGCAGCAAGATGAAAGGCACaaaaaatga